One window of the Triticum dicoccoides isolate Atlit2015 ecotype Zavitan chromosome 3B, WEW_v2.0, whole genome shotgun sequence genome contains the following:
- the LOC119281449 gene encoding uncharacterized protein LOC119281449, whose protein sequence is MGNAVPRNMRHEATPKARAAGASRSGATPAVPSRRVFSAARRHGGKVARAAGGRRGAEDQQVGGGGHGSTVVMTVKVVVTRKEAEKLIARLEEQSARERKARIAELTGQLRAGDGGGGRSTATCGAAWAPRLAVIQES, encoded by the coding sequence ATGGGCAACGCCGTGCCGCGCAACATGCGCCACGAGGCCACGCCGAAAGCCAGGGCGGCCGGGGCCTCGCGCTCTGGGGCGACGCCGGCCGTACCATCGAGACGTGTGTTCTCGGCGGCACGCAGGCATGGCGGGAAGGTAGCGCGGGCCGCCGGGGGTCGACGCGGGGCCGAGGATCAGCAGGTGGGAGGCGGCGGCCACGGATCCACCGTGGTGATGACGGTGAAGGTGGTGGTGACGAGGAAGGAAGCGGAGAAGCTGATCGCGCGGCTGGAGGAGCAGAGCGCGAGGGAGCGCAAGGCTAGGATCGCCGAGCTCACGGGCCAGCTCAGGgcgggggacggcggcggcgggaggagcacGGCAACGTGCGGGGCCGCGTGGGCGCCGAGGCTCGCCGTGATACAGGAGAGCTAG
- the LOC119276750 gene encoding beclin-1-like protein, translating to MKPKAAAGEKGRGVDPSLPRFKCQECHRALLVVGVESFPDRLPAHANSGMHASSVQGSIMGASRMDSSYVVLSKQNRSQGPGIPPRPPNAAARHVEPNQSTRAIEGSYIMLPPAAASIYKTSTSEGGGAHLSPPNLNSTSPSPGNNTGFHSSVTVLKRAFEIASSQTQVEQPLCLECMRVLSDKMDKEIEDVNTDIKAYDACLQRLEQESYNVLSETDFLKEKEKIEEEEKKLKTAIEEAEKQYSEVSSEMKDLETKSKQFEELEERYWHEFNSFQFQLTSHQEERDAVLAKIEVSQVHLELLKRTNVLNDAFYISHDGVIGTINNFRLGRLPNVQVEWDEINAAWGQAALLLHTMAQYFPKFQYRIKIHPMGSYPRVTDINNNTYELFGPVNLFWSTRFDKAMTWFLTCLQEFSEFAISLDKENNVPADKSLKLPYKIDGDKVGSYTIFLSFNKLENWTKALKYMLCNLKWVLYWFIGNTSFAPPSASLYLAQSPNKKG from the exons ATGAAGCCCAAGGCCGCCGCCGGCGAGAAGGGCCGCGGAGTGGACCCGTCGCTGCCGCGGTTTAAGTGCCAGGAATGCCACCGGGCGCTCCTCGTCGTCGGCGTGGAATCATTCCCTGATAGGTTGCCTGCTCACGCCAACTCCG GTATGCATGCATCCTCTGTTCAAGGCAGTATTATGGGGGCGAGCAGGATGGACAGTTCTTATGTTGTGTTGTCCAAGCAGAACAGATCTCAAGGCCCTGGGATTCCCCCACGGCCACCAAATGCAGCAGCCCGGCATGTCGAGCCTAACCAATCAACAAGAGCAATAGAGGGATCATATATAATGCTTCCACCTGCCGCTGCTTCCATATACAAGACATCTACCTCCGAAGGTGGTGGCGCGCATCTGTCGCCTCCAAATCTTAACTCTACTAGCCCTTCACCAGGCAACAATACTGGATTTCACTCTAGTGTGACTGTCTTAAAGCGGGCATTTGAGATTGCTAGTTCACAAACTCAG GTTGAGCAGCCACTATGTCTGGAATGTATGAGGGTGCTTTCTGATAAGATGGACAAGGAGATTGAGGATGTAAATACTGACATCAAAGCTTATGATGCATGTCTTCAACGTTTGGAGCAGGAATCCTACAACGTCCTTAGCGAAACTGATTTCCTCAAGGAGAAAGAAAAG ATAGAGGaggaagaaaagaaactaaaaactGCTATTGAAGAAGCAGAAAAGCAATATTCTGAAGTTAGCTCTGAGATGAAGGATCTTGAAACAAAGTCGAAACAATTTGAAGAATTAGAAGAGCG GTATTGGCATGAATTCAACAGCTTCCAGTTTCAGCTGACATCTCACCAG gaagaaagagatgcggttttGGCCAAGATAGAAGTTTCACAGGTCCACCTGGAATTGTTAAAGCGCACAAATGTTCTCAATGATGCATTCTATATTTCACATGATGGAGTTATTGGAACAATAAACAACTTCCGTCTCGGTCGTCTGCCTAATGTACAG GTTGAGTGGGATGAGATAAATGCTGCTTGGGGTCAGGCTGCTCTTCTGTTACACACCATGGCTCAGTACTTCCCGAAATTCCA ATACCGAATCAAGATTCACCCTATGGGAAGCTACCCAAGAGTAACAGACATCAACAATAATACCTATGAACT GTTTGGTCCTGTGAATTTATTCTGGAGCACCCGATTTGACAAAGCCATGACATGGTTTCTCACTTGCCTTCAAGAGTTCTCTGAGTTTGCCATAAGTTTGGATAAAGAGAACAATGTTCCGGCTGATAAGTCATTGAAGCTCCCCTACAA GATTGATGGTGACAAAGTAGGGAGCTATACGATCTTCTTAAGTTTTAATAAACTGGAGAACTGGACAAAGGCTCTAAAATATATGCTTTGCAACCTGAAGTGGGTTCTCTACTGGTTTATCGGCAATACAAGTTTTGCGCCACCATCTGCATCTTTGTACTTGGCGCAGTCTCCAAACAAGAAGGGTTGA
- the LOC119276752 gene encoding replication stress response regulator SDE2-like isoform X2: protein MAEASRYQILVRLLDGRTHCLRFSTPTVSGAALLDAVSALSRVPAASLRLVTGRLDISPSSVLASFPDGQFPSASALLRLRGGKGGFGSLLRGAASKAGQKKTSNFDACRDINGRRLRHVNAERRLEEWRAEAADRQLEKLAEDFLKKKAKESGRGGARAAEVDKYLEKYRKDAESCVNAVEESVRASLGKRKAVPKPRDAKKLKIWMGKKKVADDESDSDSDSDVDDNEGADAKPIALDHGNYSNESNESEEEKVDLASVSGSHSEGESSGEKSQSSDSEENGNALQESMEVKIRSGCDFESQGSLECEGGTAVQPAPENTSENGTSEIGKSALSEEVLKSDAPENTSENGTSENGEESADVNNKSLLSEEPVDLATFSSAAELEALGMEKLKLELQTHGLKCGGTLKERAARLFLLKTTPVDKLPKKLLAKPNSGGK from the exons ATGGCCGAGGCCTCCCGGTACCAGATCCTGGTGCGGCTCCTCGACGGCCGCACCCACTGCCTCCGGTTCTCCACGCCCACCGTCTCCGGCGCGGCGCTCCTCGACGCCGTTTCCGCGCTCTCCCGCGtccccgccgcctccctccgccTCGTCACCGGCCGCCTCGACATCTCGCCCTCCTCCGTCCTCGCATCCTTCCCCGACGGGCAATTCCCCTCCGCGTCCGCGCTCCTCCGCCTCCGCGGTGGCAAGGGCGGGTTCGGCTCCCTCCTCCGTGGGGCCGCCTCCAAGGCCGGCCAGAAGAAGACCAGCAACTTCGACGCTTGCCGCGACATAAACGGCCGCCGGCTCCGCCACGTCAACGCGGAGCGCCGCCTCGAGGAGTGGAGGGCCGAGGCCGCAGATCGTCAGCTCGAGAAACTTGCCGAGGACTTCCTCAAGAAGAAGGCCAAAGAGTCAGGCCGCGGCGGCGCCCGAGCTGCCGAGGTTGACAAGTATCTTGAGAAGTACCGAAAGGATGCCGAGAGCTGCGTCAACGCCGTGGAGGAGTCGGTACGTGCCTCCCTTGGGAAGAGGAAGGCTGTCCCCAAGCCACGTGATGCAAAGAAGCTTAAAATTTG GATGGGCAAAAAGAAAGTAGCAGATGATGAGAGTGATAGTGACAGTGACAGTGATGTGGACGATAATGAGGGGGCAGATGCAAAACCCATAGCTCTTGATCATGGGAATTACTCAAATGAATCCAACGAAAGTGAGGAGGAAAAGGTCGATCTGGCTTCAGTTTCTGGGTCACATTCAGAAGGAGAGTCCTCAGGTGAGAAGTCCCAGAGCAGTGATTCAGAGGAAAATGGAAATGCTCTTCAGGAATCCATGGAAGTAAAGATTAGATCAGGATGTGATTTTGAGTCACAAGGTAGTTTGGAGTGTGAGGGGGGAACGGCAGTTCAGCCTGCTCCTGAGAACACTTCTGAAAACGGAACTTCTGAGATTGGTAAGAGTGCTCTTTCAGAAGAAGTTCTGAAATCAGATGCTCCTGAGAACACTTCTGAAAATGGAACTTCTGAGAATG GGGAAGAATCTGCTGATGTAAATAACAAGTCTCTTCTTTCAGAGGAGCCTGTGGACCTGGCAACATTCAGTTCAGCAGCAGAATTGGAG GCACTTGGCATGGAGAAGCTAAAGCTGGAGCTCCAGACTCATGGACTAAAATGCGGTGGCACTTTAAAAGAGCGCGCGGCCAGACTGTTCCTTCTGAAAACAACCCCAGTGGATAAACTACCAAAGAAGCTGCTTGCGAAACCCAACTCTGGAGGGAAGTGA
- the LOC119276752 gene encoding replication stress response regulator SDE2-like isoform X1, with protein sequence MAEASRYQILVRLLDGRTHCLRFSTPTVSGAALLDAVSALSRVPAASLRLVTGRLDISPSSVLASFPDGQFPSASALLRLRGGKGGFGSLLRGAASKAGQKKTSNFDACRDINGRRLRHVNAERRLEEWRAEAADRQLEKLAEDFLKKKAKESGRGGARAAEVDKYLEKYRKDAESCVNAVEESVRASLGKRKAVPKPRDAKKLKIWMGKKKVADDESDSDSDSDVDDNEGADAKPIALDHGNYSNESNESEEEKVDLASVSGSHSEGESSGEKSQSSDSEENGNALQESMEVKIRSGCDFESQGSLECEGGTAVQPAPENTSENGTSEIGKSALSEEVLKSDAPENTSENGTSENGKNALSEEVLKSDDRTDVDNTGSATSSLLNDPVVPPGEESADVNNKSLLSEEPVDLATFSSAAELEALGMEKLKLELQTHGLKCGGTLKERAARLFLLKTTPVDKLPKKLLAKPNSGGK encoded by the exons ATGGCCGAGGCCTCCCGGTACCAGATCCTGGTGCGGCTCCTCGACGGCCGCACCCACTGCCTCCGGTTCTCCACGCCCACCGTCTCCGGCGCGGCGCTCCTCGACGCCGTTTCCGCGCTCTCCCGCGtccccgccgcctccctccgccTCGTCACCGGCCGCCTCGACATCTCGCCCTCCTCCGTCCTCGCATCCTTCCCCGACGGGCAATTCCCCTCCGCGTCCGCGCTCCTCCGCCTCCGCGGTGGCAAGGGCGGGTTCGGCTCCCTCCTCCGTGGGGCCGCCTCCAAGGCCGGCCAGAAGAAGACCAGCAACTTCGACGCTTGCCGCGACATAAACGGCCGCCGGCTCCGCCACGTCAACGCGGAGCGCCGCCTCGAGGAGTGGAGGGCCGAGGCCGCAGATCGTCAGCTCGAGAAACTTGCCGAGGACTTCCTCAAGAAGAAGGCCAAAGAGTCAGGCCGCGGCGGCGCCCGAGCTGCCGAGGTTGACAAGTATCTTGAGAAGTACCGAAAGGATGCCGAGAGCTGCGTCAACGCCGTGGAGGAGTCGGTACGTGCCTCCCTTGGGAAGAGGAAGGCTGTCCCCAAGCCACGTGATGCAAAGAAGCTTAAAATTTG GATGGGCAAAAAGAAAGTAGCAGATGATGAGAGTGATAGTGACAGTGACAGTGATGTGGACGATAATGAGGGGGCAGATGCAAAACCCATAGCTCTTGATCATGGGAATTACTCAAATGAATCCAACGAAAGTGAGGAGGAAAAGGTCGATCTGGCTTCAGTTTCTGGGTCACATTCAGAAGGAGAGTCCTCAGGTGAGAAGTCCCAGAGCAGTGATTCAGAGGAAAATGGAAATGCTCTTCAGGAATCCATGGAAGTAAAGATTAGATCAGGATGTGATTTTGAGTCACAAGGTAGTTTGGAGTGTGAGGGGGGAACGGCAGTTCAGCCTGCTCCTGAGAACACTTCTGAAAACGGAACTTCTGAGATTGGTAAGAGTGCTCTTTCAGAAGAAGTTCTGAAATCAGATGCTCCTGAGAACACTTCTGAAAATGGAACTTCTGAGAATGGTAAGAATGCTCTTTCAGAAGAAGTTCTGAAATCAGATGATAGAACAGATGTGGATAACACCGGTTCAGCTACATCATCACTCCTTAATGACCCTGTGGTGCCTCCAGGGGAAGAATCTGCTGATGTAAATAACAAGTCTCTTCTTTCAGAGGAGCCTGTGGACCTGGCAACATTCAGTTCAGCAGCAGAATTGGAG GCACTTGGCATGGAGAAGCTAAAGCTGGAGCTCCAGACTCATGGACTAAAATGCGGTGGCACTTTAAAAGAGCGCGCGGCCAGACTGTTCCTTCTGAAAACAACCCCAGTGGATAAACTACCAAAGAAGCTGCTTGCGAAACCCAACTCTGGAGGGAAGTGA